The proteins below are encoded in one region of Fibrella aestuarina BUZ 2:
- a CDS encoding TonB-dependent receptor — protein sequence MHITCTQLLLALLCVGASFAHDGKAQAVLDQKVTLQAQATDIRTVLNQIEQQTDARFVFSSRLIKTNRKVTISATNESLGTVLTRILKPLQIDFEVVQQLIMLRRGDSMGLAEPPPAPTDDNALAALERVIAGTVADETGEGLPGVSVVLKGTQRGSTTDGAGKFRLAIPDEATSPVLVFSFVGYLPQEVAVGNQSVVNVSLKADQKSLDEVVVVGYGTQSRRVVTGSVAKVDLGSLETTPNTNIAQALRGRVAGVQFTDNGRPGQGGNILIRGQRSITAGNNPLIILDGIFFEGSLSDINPGDIESMEVLKDASATAIYGARAANGVILISSKKGTTEKPTIRLSTFYGVSSWSRKPKLLSPERYLQKVLDYRSQAGLASDPAKVADYLDATEKKNYLAGNVIDPWDLISQPGSIQNYDLSISGRSSRTNYFLSANINKDKGLIYNDNASRTSVRVNVENQITDWVRIGVNAQYAERDLSGQEGNLGAAFWTTPFVSPWLDEAKTDPNPFPTEDNLAGSVLFNAIINQNEEKQRNLFANFFGIVDVPFVKGLSYRLNYSPNYRWYELNNFSPVYQRNGINSTGSANRRTDFNRNWVLENILTYSRQFGQDHNLDLTLLYGRNQAYSNSLVGSGVDFTGSSDANGWNNLALAKIQTTTSTASQVDAISSMARLNYRLKDRYLLTFTTRRDGNSVFGANNKFAIFPSAALGWIVSNESFMKQVPLVNLLKLRVSYGSVGNQAIQPYSTLVRQGQGLYVFGDGGTTSVGLFPANMANPNLRWETTTTTNLAVDFELLKGRIGGTVEWYNMDTKDLLLNRQLPTPTGFSSVLTNVGATNNRGLELSLSTVNVKRSGLEWSSNIIFSSNRNRIVHIYNSDINGDGVEDNDIGNQWFVGKPIQVIYDYTFDGIYQANDQIPTGQKAGFVRVKDLNGDGKIDANDRSVIGNRDARFRWSFTNNLRVGPFNLMVMLNSMLGWQGVNLLGATSERVTVNDNGNFPSRVTNFQDLGWWTPDNKSNTRPSLVYSNPLATAAGLIESRDFVRLQEVSLSYDVPKPVLNKLKMASLRVFVSGRNLYTLTNWTGVDPETGYNNRFSIYPTPRTLSAGLNFSF from the coding sequence CCACCGACATCCGAACGGTGCTGAACCAGATTGAACAACAGACCGACGCCCGGTTTGTCTTCAGTTCGCGCCTTATCAAGACCAACCGGAAGGTAACGATCTCGGCCACCAACGAATCGCTCGGTACGGTGCTGACCCGTATTCTGAAGCCGCTGCAAATCGACTTCGAGGTGGTGCAACAGCTCATCATGCTCCGCCGGGGCGACAGCATGGGCCTGGCCGAACCGCCCCCCGCCCCCACCGACGACAACGCCCTGGCGGCGCTCGAACGGGTCATTGCTGGCACCGTCGCCGACGAAACCGGCGAAGGCCTGCCCGGCGTCAGCGTCGTGCTTAAAGGCACGCAGCGCGGCAGCACCACCGACGGCGCGGGCAAGTTTCGCCTCGCCATTCCCGACGAGGCCACCTCGCCCGTGCTGGTGTTTTCCTTTGTGGGCTATCTGCCGCAGGAAGTGGCCGTGGGCAATCAGTCGGTGGTCAATGTGTCATTGAAGGCCGACCAGAAATCGCTCGATGAAGTGGTGGTCGTGGGCTACGGCACGCAGTCGAGGCGCGTCGTGACCGGCTCCGTGGCGAAGGTCGATCTTGGCTCGCTGGAAACGACGCCCAACACCAACATCGCGCAGGCGTTGCGCGGCCGGGTGGCGGGCGTTCAGTTTACCGACAACGGCCGGCCGGGGCAGGGCGGCAACATCCTGATTCGCGGGCAACGCTCCATCACGGCTGGCAACAACCCGCTCATTATCCTGGACGGCATTTTCTTCGAAGGCTCCCTGTCCGACATCAACCCCGGCGACATTGAGTCGATGGAGGTGCTGAAAGATGCCTCGGCAACGGCCATTTACGGGGCCCGCGCCGCCAACGGAGTCATTCTGATCTCGTCCAAAAAAGGCACGACCGAAAAGCCGACCATCCGCCTCTCGACGTTCTACGGGGTGTCGAGCTGGAGCCGCAAGCCCAAGCTGCTCTCGCCCGAGCGCTACCTGCAAAAGGTCCTTGACTACCGATCGCAGGCCGGTCTGGCGTCAGATCCCGCCAAAGTAGCCGACTACCTCGACGCGACGGAGAAGAAGAACTACCTAGCTGGCAACGTCATCGACCCTTGGGATTTGATTTCGCAGCCGGGCAGCATCCAGAATTACGACCTCAGTATTTCGGGCCGGTCAAGCCGGACCAACTACTTTCTGTCGGCCAACATCAATAAAGACAAAGGTCTGATTTACAACGATAACGCCAGCCGAACCAGCGTGCGGGTGAACGTCGAGAACCAGATCACCGACTGGGTACGTATCGGCGTCAATGCGCAGTATGCCGAGCGCGACCTGTCGGGGCAGGAAGGCAACCTCGGCGCGGCCTTCTGGACCACGCCCTTCGTGTCGCCCTGGCTCGACGAAGCCAAAACCGACCCCAACCCGTTCCCGACGGAAGACAACCTGGCCGGCTCGGTGCTGTTCAACGCCATCATCAACCAGAACGAAGAAAAGCAGCGGAACCTGTTCGCCAATTTCTTCGGGATCGTCGACGTGCCGTTTGTGAAGGGGCTCTCGTACCGGCTCAACTACTCACCCAATTATCGCTGGTATGAACTGAACAACTTCAGCCCGGTGTATCAGCGCAACGGCATCAACTCGACGGGCAGCGCCAACCGCCGCACCGATTTCAACCGCAACTGGGTGCTGGAAAACATCCTGACCTATTCACGGCAGTTCGGGCAGGACCATAACCTCGACCTGACGCTGCTCTACGGCCGCAATCAGGCCTACTCCAACTCACTGGTCGGGTCGGGCGTGGATTTCACCGGGTCGAGCGACGCCAACGGCTGGAACAACCTGGCGCTGGCCAAAATCCAGACCACCACGAGCACGGCCTCGCAAGTCGACGCCATCTCGTCGATGGCCCGCCTCAACTACCGCCTGAAAGACCGCTACCTGCTGACGTTCACGACCCGACGCGATGGCAACTCGGTGTTTGGGGCCAACAACAAATTCGCCATTTTCCCCTCGGCGGCCCTGGGCTGGATCGTATCCAACGAGTCGTTCATGAAACAGGTACCGCTGGTTAACCTGCTGAAGCTGCGGGTGTCGTATGGGTCGGTGGGCAACCAGGCCATTCAGCCCTACAGCACGCTGGTACGGCAGGGTCAGGGTCTCTACGTATTTGGTGATGGTGGCACCACCTCGGTGGGGCTTTTCCCGGCCAACATGGCCAACCCCAACCTGCGCTGGGAAACTACCACCACTACCAACCTGGCCGTTGATTTCGAATTGCTGAAAGGGCGCATCGGTGGCACCGTCGAGTGGTACAACATGGACACCAAAGACCTGCTGCTCAACCGGCAGTTACCCACGCCAACGGGTTTTTCGAGCGTGCTGACCAACGTGGGCGCCACCAACAACCGGGGTTTAGAACTGAGCCTGAGCACGGTAAACGTGAAACGTAGCGGGCTGGAATGGTCGAGCAACATCATCTTCTCCTCGAACCGCAACCGCATTGTCCACATCTACAACAGCGATATCAACGGCGACGGCGTCGAAGACAACGACATCGGCAACCAGTGGTTTGTGGGAAAGCCCATTCAGGTGATTTACGACTACACCTTCGACGGTATTTATCAGGCCAACGACCAGATTCCGACCGGGCAGAAAGCCGGTTTTGTCCGGGTCAAAGACCTCAACGGGGATGGTAAAATCGACGCCAATGACCGCAGCGTGATTGGCAACCGCGACGCACGTTTCCGGTGGAGTTTCACCAACAACCTGCGGGTGGGGCCATTCAACCTCATGGTGATGCTCAACTCGATGCTGGGCTGGCAGGGCGTCAACCTACTGGGGGCGACCAGCGAGCGCGTGACGGTGAATGACAATGGTAATTTTCCGAGCCGGGTCACCAATTTCCAGGATCTGGGCTGGTGGACGCCCGACAACAAGTCGAACACCCGGCCGTCGCTGGTGTATTCCAACCCGCTGGCTACGGCGGCCGGCCTCATCGAAAGCCGCGATTTTGTGCGCCTGCAGGAAGTATCGCTGTCGTACGACGTACCCAAGCCCGTGCTGAACAAGCTCAAGATGGCGTCGTTGCGGGTGTTTGTCAGCGGGCGTAACCTGTATACACTCACCAACTGGACGGGCGTCGACCCCGAAACGGGCTACAACAACCGCTTCTCGATTTACCCCACGCCCCGCACCCTGTCGGCTGGCCTCAACTTCAGTTTTTAA